One window from the genome of Cucumis melo cultivar AY chromosome 12, USDA_Cmelo_AY_1.0, whole genome shotgun sequence encodes:
- the LOC103502460 gene encoding LOW QUALITY PROTEIN: uncharacterized protein LOC103502460 (The sequence of the model RefSeq protein was modified relative to this genomic sequence to represent the inferred CDS: inserted 1 base in 1 codon; deleted 1 base in 1 codon; substituted 2 bases at 2 genomic stop codons) produces the protein MDLEAQNHSLRQTVDSLHLKMAERSEEYQILKNYADFLHYQLTALQNSSKRITQEYESLNTDYVQMKVDYDLHTRDFQVLVERVDQTIEFLRMVSKRANGFAEWAEHLEAQAKIQDMEQNENTPAKQKLDVLEERLRAIEETDVYGNIDATQLCLVPGLIIPAKFKVPEFNKCDGSTCPRSHLIMYCRKMAVHINNDKLLVHCFQDSLTDPASRWYIQLDNAHIHVWKDLADAFLKQYKLNIDMAPDRLDLQRMEKKSSESFKEYAQRWRDMAAEVQPPLTDKEMTSMFMNTLRAPFYERMIGNASTNFSDIIVIGERIEYGIKHGRLAEATTEYGGIKKGTISKKKEGEVHAIGFPNSGKHKSIFGQRKYEQNFPSYINNVSHIPYNSYVPVHTVSETPKPVNSNSPRPFVQGQGSKTNSDTWRFDPIPMTYTELLPQLIQNRQLASIPMIPIQPPYPKWYDSNARCDYHAGGVGHSTENCLALKRNVQSLINAGWLSFKKSGEKSNVNENPLPDPENPKVNVVDSLVEKCKNEVHEIVMPMEAVFGLFEAGYVSHEYLDPNIRYEGYDESRHCRKNEKRNAKEHCKDQDVEIPIIAKDIEYKKLVTDEEANEFLKIVKQSEYKIIEQMHHTPARISLLSLFLNSEPHRKALLDILNKAHVGHDISVEKFSGIIGNITSSNSIVFTDDEIPPEGLGYTKALHIQLKCKDYVIARVLVDNGSALNIMPKSTLLKLPVDMSHIKSSTMVVKAFDGSRREVMGDIELPVKIGPCIFNIVFQVMEITPTYSFLLGRPWIHSAGVVPSTLHQKLKFIVGSKLICVMGEEDFLITKPVSTPYVEATEEALECSFCSFEIAHATMMEATVDEVIKPHKSKVEVMTTRIMGGGGYSLNKNLETLLKIPSNDGRFGLGYKPSIYDKIRLQEKKKKKRLAKLEMREFDPSIKLIPELYDTFKSAGISYSSDNSDLKDDLLTKMECLSVAAVVQEASFEGNTVYACPPDFELNNWDSVDLPTFSRDFQDSTLDALIYTMESDKENDDEDDVGISSELLRMVEEEDEVLGPHQELVEAINLGSQEESKEVKIGTSLTRESRKKLINLLREYSDIFAWSYQDMSGLSTDIVVHRVPLKPECNPVRKKLRKMKPDVLIKIKEEVQKQIEAGFLTVSKYPEWVANIVPVPKKDGKVRMCMDYRDLNRASSKDNFPLPHIDMLVGNTAGYSTFSFMDGFSGYNQIKMAEEDREKTTFITLWGXFCYKVMPFGLKNAGATYQRAMVTLFHDMMHKEIEVYVDDMIAKSKTDEDHTTTLQKLFDRLRKYQLKLNPSKCTFGATSGKLLGFIVSEEGIKVDPDKVRAIMEMPSPKTEKEIRGFLGRLNYISRFISHLTPTCEPIFKLLRKNNPGKWNEDCEEAFNKIKQYLXSPPVLIPPAPGRPLILYLTVLESSVDGVLGQHLSGKKEHAIYYLSKKFTDYESRYSMLERTCCALVWTAHHLRQYMLYHTTCLISKMDPIKYIFEKPSLSGRIAKWQVLLSEYDIVYVTKKAIKGSAVADHLAAQPVADYEPMRIDFLDENIFLVEKNARDHETWTMLFDGASNELGHGIGVVLISSEGKVFSLTAKLCFECTHNIAEYEACIMGLQVAWDMSIKKLKVLGDSMLVIHQVKEEWEIRDAKLVPYSQYVTKLSQNFEKISFDHVPREDNRMADALATLAVMFDLNLEFELHPIQITKRDVPAYCMNVGNDNKPWYFDIKQYIKCREYPYEASENDKRTIRRLAMNFFLSGEVLYKRNHDMVLLRCVDEEEAKQIMTDIYEGICGTHANGHMMARQILRSGYYWTTMELDCIKYARECKECQIYMDKIHVAASPLHILSAPXPFSLWGMDVIGPIDPKASNGHRFILVAIDYFTKWIEAASYCNVTRGVVLKFIKKELICRYGLPEGIITDNAKNLNNKMMDELCEQFKINHRNSTPYRPNMNGAVEAANKNIKRIFEKMTITYKDWHEMLLFALHGYRTSVRTSTGATLFSLVYGMEVVLPLEVEISSLRVLMEAKLDEAEWIRGRYEQLNFVEEKRLAALNHGQLYLRRLMRAYNKKVHPRSFREGDLVLKRILLFQKDHRGKWTPNYEGPFVVKKAFSRGALLLTNMDGVELKNPVNSDYVRRYYA, from the exons ATGGATTTGGAAGCACAAAATCATTCTTTGCGTCAAACTGTTGATAGCCTACATCTGAAGATGGCCGAGCGCTCTGAAGAGTATCAGATACTGAAAAATTATGCCGATTTCTTACACTATCAACTTACTGCACTTCAAAATTCAAGTAAGAGGATAACACAAGAATATGAGTCATTGAATACAGATTACGTGCAAATGAAGGTTGATTATGATCTGCACACGAGAGATTTCCAAGTGCTAGTGGAACGTGTAGATCAGACAATCGAATTTCTCAGAATGGTGTCCAAAAGAGCAAATGGTTTTGCAGAATGGGCAG AACATTTGGAAGCTCAGGCTAAAATTCAAGACATGGAACAAAACGAGAACACTCCAGCTAAGCAAAAGTTAGatgttttggaagaaaggttgcGAGCAATTGAAGAGACTGATGTCTATGGAAATATAGATGCAACACAATTGTGCTTGGTGCCAGGCTTGATCATTCCAGCAAAGTTTAAAGTTCCTGAATTCAATAAATGTGATGGATCAACGTGTCCAAGGAGTCATCTTATAATGTACTGTAGAAAGATGGCGGTGcatattaataatgataaattgTTAGTCCATTGCTTCCAGGATAGCTTGACTGATCCAGCTAGTCGATGGTATATTCAATTAGATAATGCACACATTCACGTTTGGAAGGACTTAGCTGATGCATTTCTAAAGCAATACAAACTCAACATTGATATGGCTCCAGACCGTTTAGACTTGCAACGGATGGAGAAGAAGAGTTCGGAAAGCTTCAAAGAATATGCTCAACGATGGAGAGATATGGCTGCCGAGGTTCAACCACCGTTAACAGACAAAGAAATGACATCTATGTTTATGAATACCTTGCGGGCTCCATTCTATGAGCGAATGATTGGTAATGCATCAACAAATTTTTCtgatattattgttattggtgaaagaattgaatatgggATAAAACACGGGAGGTTAGCAGAGGCTACAACTGAATATGGTGGAATAAAGAAAGGAACAATATccaagaagaaagaaggagaggTTCATGCAATTGGTTTTCCTAATTCAGGGAAGCACAAATCAATTTTTGGTCAGAGAAAATATGAGCAAAACTTTCCGTCATATATAAACAATGTCTCTCATATCCCTTATAATAGCTATGTACCAGTCCATACCGTCTCTGAAACTCCAAAACCCGTTAACTCAAATTCTCCTCGACCATTTGTACAGGGTCAAGGTAGCAAAACCAATTCAGATACATGGCGGTTTGATCCGATTCCCATGACTTATACAGAGCTTTTACCTCAACTAATTCAAAATCGACAGTTAGCTTCTATTCCAATGATTCCTATACAACCTCCTTACCCAAAATGGTATGATTCAAATGCTCGATGTGATTATCACGCTGGGGGAGTGGGACACTCAACTGAAAATTGTTTGGCTTTGAAAAGAAATGTGCAATCTCTAATTAATGCTGGATGGTTGAGCTTCAAAAAATCTGGTGAGAAGTCGAATGTCAATGAAAATCCACTGCCTGATCCTGAAAATCCAAAAGTTAACGTTGTGGATAGCCTTGTTGAAAAGTGCAAAAATGAAGTCCATGAGATAGTGATGCCTATGGAAGCAGTTTTTGGTCTTTTTGAAGCAGGATATGTTAGTCATGAATATCTAGACCCCAACATAAGATATGAAGGGTATGATGAAAGCAGACATT GTagaaaaaatgagaaaagaaatgCGAAAGAGCATTGCAAAGACCAAGATGTGGAGATTCCTATCATTGCAAAAGATATAGAATACAAAAAGCTTGTCACAGATGAGGAAGCAAATGAATTCTTGAAAATAGTAAAACAAAGTGAGTACAAGATCATAGAGCAAATGCATCATACTCCAGCTCGAATTTCTTTATTATCGTTGTTTTTGAATTCAGAGCCTCATCGCAAAGcgttattagatattttgaacaAGGCACATGTCGGACATGACATTTCAGTGGAAAAGTTTAGTGGAATTATTGGAAACATTACATCTTCCAATTCCATAGTCTTTACAGATGACGAAATTCCTCCTGAAGGCTTAGGCTATACAAAAGCACTGCATATTCAATTGAAGTGCAAAGACTACGTCATTGCAAGAGTTTTAGTGGATAACGGATCAGCTCTCAATATAATGCCTAAATCTACACTATTGAAGCTTCCCGTGGATATGTCACACATAAAGTCAAGTACTATGGTTGTGAAAGCTTTCGATGGGTCACGCAGAGAAGTAATGGGTGACATTGAACTACCAGTTAAAATTGGCCCATGTATTTTCAACATAGTCTTTCAAGTCATGGAGATAACACCCACATACAGTTTTTTATTAGGACGTCCTTGGATTCACTCCGCAGGAGTGGTGCCATCCACATTGCatcaaaaattgaaatttattgtTGGGAGTAAGTTGATTTGCGTGATGGGAGAGGAAGATTTCTTAATAACAAAGCCAGTCTCAACTCCATATGTTGAAGCGACGGAAGAAGCATTAGAGtgttctttttgctcttttgaAATTGCTCATGCAACTATGATGGAAGCAACTGTAGATGAAGTGATAAAGCCACACAAGTCTAAAGTTGAAGTTATGACCACTAGGATAATGGGAGGTGGAGGATATTCTTTGAATAAAAACTTAGAGACACTTCTAAAAATACCGAGCAATGATGGGAGGTTTGGTTTGGGCTATAAGCCATCCATATATGACAAGATTAGGCTTcaggagaaaaagaagaaaaagcgtTTGGCAAAGCTGGAGATGAGGGAGTTTGATCCAAGTATAAAACTTATACCAGAATTATATGATACTTTCAAGAGTGCTGGTATAAGTTATTCATCAGACAACTCTGATTTGAAGGATGATTTATTAACGAAGATGGAATGTTTATCAGTTGCAGCAGTGGTACAAGAAGCATCATTTGAAGGCAACACAGTTTATGCATGTCCGCCTGATTTTGAGCTTAACAATTGGGATAGTGTAGATCTACCTACATTTTCAAGAGATTTTCAAGA TTCTACCCTTGATGCCTTAATATACACTATGGAATCTGACAAGGAAAATGACGATGAAGATGATGTGGGAATATCCTCAGAATTGTTAAGAAtggtagaagaagaagatgaggttCTTGGTCCTCACCAAGAACTAGTTGAAGCAATCAATTTGGGTTCTCAAGAGGAGTcaaaagaggtaaaaattggCACATCATTGACCAGAGAATCACGAAAAAAACTGATCAATTTGTTACGTGAGTATTCAGATATTTTTGCTTGGAGTTATCAGGATATGTCAGGATTAAGTACGGATATTGTAGTACACCGAGTTCCTTTAAAACCAGAATGCAACCCAGTAAGAAAAAAGCTACGTAAAATGAAACCTGATGTACTAATTAAAATAAAGGAGGAAGTACAGAAGCAAATTGAAGCAGGATTCCTCACAGTCTCGAAATATCCTGAATGGGTGGCAAACATTGTTCCAGTGCCCAAAAAAGACGGAAAAGTCAGAATGTGCATGGATTATAGAGATTTAAATCGAGCCAGTTCAAAAGATAACTTCCCTTTACCTCATATCGACATGTTGGTGGGTAACACTGCAGGATACTCAACTTTCTCCTTCATGGATGGTTTTTCAGGATATAATCAGATCAAAATGGCTGAAGAAGATAGAGAAAAAACGACATTCATTACCCTTTGGG AATTCTGTTACAAAGTAATGCcttttggtttgaaaaatgCTGGAGCAACGTATCAGCGAGCAATGGTTACACTTTTTCATGATATGATGCATAAAGAAATAGAGgtgtatgttgatgatatgattGCAAAATCCAAGACAGATGAAGATCATACAACCACACTCCAAAAATTATTTGATCGGTTGAGAAAATATCAATTGAAATTAAATCCATCCAAATGTACATTTGGGGCAACTTCGGGAAAGCTACTGGGATTCATCGTCAGTGAAGAAGGGATCAAAGTGGACCCAGATAAAGTAAGGGCTATCATGGAAATGCCATCCCctaaaacagaaaaagaaattcGAGGTTTTCTGGGAAGATTGAACTACATATCCAGATTTATCTCACATTTAACACCAACATGCGAACCAATCTTCAAGCTCTTACGTAAAAACAACCCAGGAAAATGGAATGAGGATTGTGAAGAAGCTTTCAACAAAATTAAGCAGTATTTGTAGAGCCCACCAGTACTGATACCTCCAGCTCCAGGACGACCGTTAATCTTGTATTTAACAGTATTAGAAAGTTCCGTGGATGGTGTTCTAGGACAACATTTATCAGGGAAGAAGGAGCATGCCATTTATTATTTGAGCAAAAAGTTTACCGATTATGAATCTAGATACTCAATGTTAGAGCGAACTTGTTGTGCTTTGGTATGGACCGCTCATCATTTGAGGCAATATATGTTATACCACACGACATGTCTTATTTCAAAAATGGATccaataaaatacatttttgagAAACCGTCATTATCTGGAAGGATTGCAAAATGGCAAGTTTTATTGTCAGAGTATGATATTGTTTATGTCACTAAAAAAGCAATAAAGGGAAGCGCAGTTGCTGATCATTTAGCTGCTCAACCAGTAGCAGATTACGAACCTATGAGAATTGATTTCCTGGATGAAAACATATTTCTAGTTGAAAAGAATGCTAGAGATCATGAGACATGGACTATGCTTTTCGATGGTGCCTCAAATGAGTTGGGACATGGGATTGGAGTTGTGCTAATTTCTTCAGAAGGAAAGGTTTTCTCCCTAACGGCCAAGTTATGTTTTGAATGCACTCACAATATCGCTGAATATGAAGCTTGCATTATGGGACTTCAAGTAGCATGGGATATGAGTATTAAAAAGTTGAAAGTTTTGGGTGACTCGATGTTAGTGATACATCAAGTCAAGGAAGAATGGGAAATAAGAGATGCTAAATTGGTACCTTACAGCCAATACGTTACTAAATtgtctcaaaattttgagaagaTTTCATTTGACCATGTTCCTAGGGAAGACAATCGAATGGCGGATGCATTAGCCACTCTGGCAGTGATgtttgatcttaatcttgaatTTGAACTTCATCCAATCCAAATTACAAAGCGAGATGTGCCAGCATATTGCATGAATGTTGGAAATGATAACAAGCCATGGTATTTTGACATTAagcaatacataaagtgtagaGAATATCCATATGAAGCTTCAGAAAATGACAAACGCACAATAAGGAGGTTGGCCATGAACTTTTTCTTAAGTGGTGAAGTTCTTTATAAAAGAAACCACGATATGGTGCTCCTTCGGTGTGTTGATGAAGAGGAAGCAAAACAAATTATGACAGACATTTATGAAGGAATATGTGGAACACATGCTAATGGACATATGATGGCTAGACAAATACTTAGATCTGGTTATTATTGGACAACGATGGAATTAGATTGCATAAAATATGCAAGGGAATGTAAAGAGTGTCAAATTTATATGGATAAGATCCATGTAGCAGCATCTCCATTGCATATCTTGTCAGCACCATGACCATTTTCTTTATGGGGAATGGATGTTATTGGACCCATTGATCCTAAAGCCTCAAATGGCCATCGTTTTATTCTTGTGGCCATTGATTACTTCACTAAATGGATAGAGGCTGCATCTTATTGCAATGTTACAAGGGGAGTAGTGCTCAAGTTTATCAAGAAAGAGCTTATATGTCGTTATGGTCTCCCAGAAGGTATTATTACGGATAATGCTAAGAACCTTAATAACAAAATGATGGACGAACTTTGTGAGCAGTTCAAGATCAATCACCGAAATTCGACTCCATATCGCCCAAATATGAATGGGGCAGTTGAGGCagctaacaaaaatattaaaagaatctTTGAGAAAATGACAATAACATACAAAGATTGGCATGAAATGCTACTGTTTGCGTTGCATGGATATCGCACGTCAGTTCGTACTTCAACTGGGGCAACACTATTTTCTTTAGTTTATGGTATGGAAGTTGTTTTACCTTTAGAAGTTGAGATATCTTCATTGAGAGTTCTCATGGAAGCTAAGTTAGATGAAGCTGAATGGATACGAGGTCGTTATGAGCAGTTGAATTTCGTTGAAGAAAAAAGGTTGGCAGCATTAAATCATGGGCAACTTTACCTA AGAAGACTAATGCGAGCATACAATAAGAAAGTGCATCCTCGAAGCTTTCGAGAGGGAGATTTGGTATTAAAAAGAATACTTCTGTTTCAAAAGGATCATCGAGGAAAATGGACTCCTAATTATGAAGGTCCATTTGTAGTGAAAAAAGCTTTTTCAAGAGGAGCTCTACTTTTGACTAATATGGATGGCGTTGAGTTAAAAAATCCTGTGAATTCAGATTATGTTCGAAGATATTATGCATGA